Proteins encoded within one genomic window of Cryptosporangium aurantiacum:
- a CDS encoding acetyl-CoA C-acetyltransferase produces the protein MSTEAFVYDAIRTPRGRGKKTGSLHSVKPVSLVTGLIDAVRDRNPNLDANGVDDLVLGVVSPIGEQGGDIAKTAAIASGLPETVAGVQLNRFCASGLEAVNIAAQKVRSGWEDLVFAGGVEAMSRVPMGSDGGAWAQDPETAYDTGFVPQGIGADLIATLHGWNRTDVDAYAARSQQRAAKAWANGYFARSVVPVTDLNGDVVLDQDEHVRPDTTVESLGGLPASFAAIGDQGGFDAVALDRYHWVERIEHVHTAGNSSGIVDGAALVVIGNEEAGRRHGLTPRARILSTAVSGADPLIMLTGPAPATRKALAKAGLTVDDIDLVEMNEAFAAVVLRFIADTGFSEDIVNVNGGAIAMGHPLGATGAMLLGTVIDELERRDQRYGLVTLCVGGGMGIATVVERL, from the coding sequence ATGAGCACCGAAGCTTTTGTGTACGACGCGATCCGCACACCGCGCGGTCGCGGCAAGAAGACCGGGTCGCTGCACTCGGTGAAACCGGTATCGCTGGTCACCGGTCTGATCGACGCGGTCCGTGACCGCAACCCGAACCTCGACGCGAACGGCGTCGACGACCTCGTCCTGGGCGTCGTGAGCCCGATCGGCGAGCAGGGCGGTGACATCGCGAAGACCGCGGCGATCGCGTCCGGCCTGCCGGAGACGGTCGCGGGCGTCCAGCTCAACCGTTTCTGCGCCTCCGGGCTGGAAGCCGTGAACATCGCCGCGCAGAAGGTCCGCTCCGGCTGGGAGGACCTGGTGTTCGCCGGCGGCGTCGAGGCGATGTCCCGGGTGCCGATGGGGTCGGACGGCGGCGCCTGGGCGCAGGACCCGGAGACCGCGTACGACACCGGGTTCGTCCCGCAGGGCATCGGCGCGGACCTGATCGCCACGCTGCACGGCTGGAACCGCACCGACGTCGACGCCTACGCCGCCCGCTCGCAGCAGCGCGCCGCCAAGGCCTGGGCGAACGGGTACTTCGCGCGGTCGGTCGTGCCGGTCACGGACCTGAACGGCGACGTCGTCCTCGACCAGGACGAGCACGTGCGGCCGGACACCACGGTCGAGTCGCTGGGTGGGCTGCCCGCGTCGTTCGCGGCCATCGGTGACCAGGGTGGCTTCGACGCGGTCGCGCTGGACCGGTACCACTGGGTCGAGCGGATCGAGCACGTGCACACCGCGGGCAACTCGTCCGGCATCGTGGACGGTGCCGCGCTGGTCGTCATCGGCAACGAGGAGGCCGGGCGACGGCACGGTCTGACGCCCCGGGCGCGGATCCTGTCGACCGCCGTCTCCGGTGCGGACCCGCTGATCATGCTCACCGGCCCTGCGCCCGCGACCCGGAAAGCGCTGGCGAAGGCCGGCCTGACCGTGGACGACATCGACCTGGTCGAGATGAACGAGGCGTTCGCGGCGGTCGTGCTGCGGTTCATCGCCGACACCGGGTTCTCCGAGGACATCGTCAACGTCAACGGCGGCGCGATCGCGATGGGGCACCCGCTCGGTGCCACCGGCGCGATGCTGCTCGGCACCGTGATCGACGAGCTAGAACGCCGTGACCAGCGCTACGGCCTGGTGACTCTCTGCGTAGGAGGCGGAATGGGAATCGCAACGGTGGTGGAGCGACTGTGA
- a CDS encoding acyl-CoA dehydrogenase family protein — MRRTLYEDDHEAFRSTARTFMAKEVVPFHEEWESEGLVDRRIWTAAGAQGLLGTDVPEEYGGGGIKDFRYNAVLTEETIAVGASGVGFSLHNDVTAPYLTELTTDEQKQRWLPGFCSGEIITAIAMTEPGAGSDLQGITTHAKRDGSDFVLNGSKTFITNGIHADLVLVVARTDPDAKAAQGTSLIAVERGMPGFERGRNLDKIGMKAQDTAELFFDDVRIPASNVVGELNQGFIHLMTMLPQERLSIAVAAVAGARAVFDRTLEYAKERKAFGRPVGSFQHNRFVLAEIATELEFAETYVEKAILEHNAGRYTVVDAAMAKWWTTELQKRVVDRCLQLHGGYGYMREYPIARAYTDTRITTIYGGTTEIMKEIVGRSLGV, encoded by the coding sequence ATGCGCCGCACTCTTTACGAAGACGACCACGAGGCATTCCGCTCGACCGCCCGCACGTTCATGGCCAAAGAGGTCGTCCCGTTCCACGAGGAGTGGGAGTCCGAGGGTCTCGTCGACCGCCGGATCTGGACCGCGGCGGGCGCGCAGGGCCTCCTCGGCACCGACGTCCCGGAGGAGTACGGCGGCGGCGGCATCAAGGACTTCCGCTACAACGCGGTCCTCACCGAGGAGACGATCGCGGTCGGGGCGAGCGGCGTCGGCTTCTCGCTGCACAACGACGTCACCGCGCCGTACCTGACCGAACTCACCACCGACGAGCAGAAGCAGCGCTGGTTACCGGGCTTCTGCTCCGGCGAGATCATCACCGCGATCGCGATGACCGAGCCCGGCGCCGGCTCCGACCTGCAGGGCATCACCACGCACGCGAAGCGCGACGGGTCGGACTTCGTCCTCAACGGCTCGAAGACGTTCATCACCAACGGCATCCACGCGGATCTCGTCCTCGTCGTCGCTCGCACCGACCCGGACGCGAAGGCGGCCCAGGGCACCTCGCTGATCGCGGTGGAGCGGGGCATGCCCGGCTTCGAGCGCGGCCGCAACCTCGACAAGATCGGCATGAAGGCCCAGGACACGGCCGAGCTGTTCTTCGACGACGTGCGGATCCCGGCGTCCAACGTGGTCGGTGAGCTCAACCAGGGCTTCATCCATCTGATGACGATGCTGCCGCAGGAACGGCTCTCGATCGCGGTGGCCGCGGTCGCCGGTGCGCGCGCGGTCTTCGACCGCACGCTCGAATACGCGAAAGAACGAAAGGCATTCGGACGCCCGGTCGGCAGCTTCCAGCACAACCGGTTCGTCCTGGCCGAGATCGCCACCGAGCTGGAGTTCGCCGAGACGTACGTCGAGAAGGCGATTCTCGAGCACAACGCGGGCCGGTACACGGTCGTCGACGCCGCGATGGCCAAGTGGTGGACGACCGAGCTCCAGAAGCGCGTCGTCGACCGCTGCCTCCAGCTGCACGGCGGCTACGGCTACATGCGCGAATACCCGATCGCGCGGGCGTACACCGATACGCGAATCACCACGATCTACGGCGGAACGACCGAGATCATGAAGGAGATCGTCGGGCGTTCGCTCGGCGTGTAG
- a CDS encoding TetR/AcrR family transcriptional regulator, giving the protein MASPTETQVARRTQADRSAATRARLLDATLASLVEDGYVGTTTTAVAQRAGVSRGAQLHHYGTKEKLVAAAVGHLAEQRAAVLRAEVAKLANEENKVRRTLDLLADLLSGPLYAATIELWVAARSDPALRELLIPVEARLAIDLREICRENLTSDPLLQQMTLDLLLGRGVSGLLTDFTASQRSRALDAWAEMLATRNSPPTK; this is encoded by the coding sequence GTGGCGAGCCCTACCGAGACTCAGGTCGCCCGGCGGACGCAGGCGGACCGGAGTGCCGCCACCCGCGCGAGGCTTCTCGACGCCACGCTCGCCAGCCTCGTCGAGGACGGTTACGTCGGCACGACGACGACCGCGGTCGCCCAGCGGGCCGGGGTCAGCCGCGGTGCCCAGCTGCACCACTACGGCACCAAGGAGAAGCTCGTCGCCGCGGCGGTCGGGCACCTCGCCGAGCAGCGCGCCGCCGTCCTCCGCGCCGAGGTGGCGAAGCTCGCGAACGAGGAGAACAAGGTCCGCCGGACCCTCGACCTGCTCGCCGACCTGCTCTCCGGCCCGCTCTACGCGGCGACGATCGAGCTCTGGGTCGCCGCCCGCAGCGACCCGGCGCTCCGCGAACTGCTGATCCCGGTCGAGGCGCGGCTCGCGATCGACCTGCGCGAGATCTGCCGCGAAAACCTCACGTCCGACCCGCTGCTCCAGCAGATGACGCTCGACCTGCTGCTCGGCCGCGGGGTGAGCGGCCTGCTCACCGACTTCACCGCGAGCCAACGGTCCAGGGCGTTGGACGCCTGGGCGGAGATGCTCGCGACCCGGAACTCCCCTCCCACGAAGTAA
- a CDS encoding ABC transporter permease, with protein sequence MTTYVGERRTPRLGGLNATYLGLEIRRTLRNRRTLFFILIMPPVFFLLFGLPQKGQSLDNGEPVTGYIMISLAVYGAMVATTSGGAMVAVERALGWSRQLRLTPLRPVAYITTKVLSAMTLGFAAVVVEFVVGALAGVRMPAHIWLLAGLAAWVGSLVFAAFGLFIGYLVPAENVMQFLGPILAILAMFGGLFVPLEVLPHAFQEIAKWTPVYGIGTIARSPLTGDTVTMAEVLNVVAWTLVFGLGAARLFRRDTARV encoded by the coding sequence ATGACCACCTACGTCGGTGAGCGCCGGACGCCGCGGCTGGGCGGCCTGAACGCGACCTACCTCGGCCTGGAGATCCGCCGGACCCTCCGCAACCGCCGGACGCTGTTCTTCATCCTGATCATGCCCCCGGTGTTCTTCCTGCTGTTCGGCCTGCCGCAGAAGGGCCAGTCGCTGGACAACGGCGAGCCGGTGACCGGCTACATCATGATCAGCCTCGCGGTGTACGGCGCGATGGTGGCGACGACCAGCGGCGGTGCGATGGTGGCGGTCGAGCGTGCGCTCGGCTGGAGCAGGCAACTGCGGCTGACCCCGCTGCGTCCGGTCGCCTACATCACGACGAAGGTGCTCAGCGCGATGACACTCGGGTTCGCCGCGGTCGTGGTGGAGTTCGTGGTCGGCGCTCTCGCCGGGGTGCGGATGCCCGCGCACATCTGGCTGCTCGCCGGGCTGGCGGCCTGGGTCGGCTCGCTGGTGTTCGCGGCGTTCGGGCTGTTCATCGGGTACCTGGTGCCTGCCGAGAACGTTATGCAGTTCCTCGGCCCGATCCTGGCGATCCTGGCGATGTTCGGCGGGCTGTTCGTGCCGCTGGAGGTCCTGCCGCACGCGTTCCAGGAGATCGCGAAGTGGACGCCGGTCTACGGCATCGGCACGATCGCGCGGAGCCCACTGACCGGAGACACCGTCACGATGGCCGAGGTTCTGAACGTGGTGGCCTGGACGCTGGTGTTCGGCCTCGGCGCCGCCCGCCTGTTCCGCCGCGACACCGCCCGCGTCTGA
- a CDS encoding ABC transporter ATP-binding protein: MENTTRTRAGVATAAVRLTGLTKRFGSVTAVDGLSLTIEPGEVVAFLGPNGAGKTTTVDMMLGLARPDAGAVEVYGESPVDAVAHGRIAAVMQTGGLLKDLTVAETVRMTASLFGRSRPVDEVLRRAGIADIADRRVGKCSGGQQQRLRFAMALLPDPDLMVLDEPTTGMDVEGRREFWGAIREDAARGRTILFATHYLDEADAYADRIVLVRHGRVVADGTAAEIKGLATGRTVRATLPGADPVLLAALPGVDQVEVRGDSVLVHASDSDAVARYLLTTTGARDLEITSRNLEEAFIALTTDSKENDR; this comes from the coding sequence ATGGAGAACACAACGCGGACGCGGGCCGGGGTCGCCACGGCCGCCGTCCGGCTCACCGGCCTCACCAAGCGGTTCGGATCGGTCACCGCCGTGGACGGCCTCTCGCTGACGATCGAGCCCGGTGAAGTGGTCGCGTTCCTCGGTCCGAACGGGGCGGGCAAGACCACGACCGTCGACATGATGCTGGGCCTCGCCCGCCCGGACGCCGGCGCGGTCGAGGTCTACGGCGAGTCGCCGGTCGACGCGGTCGCGCACGGCCGGATCGCCGCCGTGATGCAGACCGGCGGCCTGCTGAAGGACCTCACGGTCGCCGAGACCGTGCGGATGACCGCCTCGCTGTTCGGCCGGTCGCGCCCGGTCGACGAGGTGCTGCGGCGGGCCGGGATCGCGGACATCGCCGACCGGCGGGTCGGCAAGTGCTCCGGCGGCCAGCAGCAGCGGCTCCGGTTCGCGATGGCGCTGCTGCCCGACCCGGACCTGATGGTCCTGGACGAACCGACCACCGGCATGGACGTCGAAGGGCGCCGCGAGTTCTGGGGCGCGATCCGCGAGGACGCCGCCCGCGGCCGCACGATCCTGTTCGCCACCCACTACCTCGACGAGGCGGACGCCTACGCCGACCGGATCGTGCTGGTTCGGCACGGGCGCGTGGTCGCCGACGGCACCGCCGCCGAGATCAAGGGCCTGGCCACCGGCCGTACCGTGCGCGCCACGCTGCCGGGCGCCGACCCGGTCTTACTCGCCGCGCTGCCCGGCGTCGACCAGGTCGAGGTGCGCGGGGATTCGGTGCTGGTGCACGCGTCCGATTCGGACGCGGTGGCCCGCTACCTGCTGACGACCACCGGCGCACGGGACCTGGAGATCACCTCGCGCAACCTCGAAGAGGCCTTCATCGCTCTCACCACCGACTCGAAGGAGAACGACCGATGA